The following proteins are encoded in a genomic region of Cygnus olor isolate bCygOlo1 chromosome 23, bCygOlo1.pri.v2, whole genome shotgun sequence:
- the LCK gene encoding tyrosine-protein kinase Lck isoform X2: MGCCCSSDYDDDWIENIDICEHCNYPIDPDSKRQLIRNGSEVRDPLVSYEATSPPCSPLQDKLVVALYDYEPTHDGDLGLQKGEKLRILEESGEWWRAQSLTTGQEGLIPYNFVAMVNSLEPEPWFFKNLSRKDAERQLLASGNTHGSFLIRESETSKGSYSLSVRDFDQNQGETVKHYKIRNMDNGGYYISPRVTFSSLHELVEYYTRSSDGLCTRLGKPCRTQKPQKPWWQDEWEVPRESLKLVEKLGAGQFGEVWMGFYNGHTKVAIKNLKQGSMSPSAFLAEANLMKNLQHPRLVRLYAVVTKEPIYIITEYMEKGSLVDFLKTSEGVKLSINKLLDMAAQIAEGMAFIEAKNYIHRDLRAANILVSDTLCCKIADFGLARLIEDNEYTAREGAKFPIKWTAPEAINYGTFTIKSDVWSFGILLTEIVTYGRIPYPGMTNPEVIQNLERGYRMPQPDNCPEELYELMMQCWKERPEERPTFDYMKSVLEDFFTATEGQYQQQP; this comes from the exons ctgatCCGCAATGGCTCCGAGGTGCGCGATCCCCTGGTGTCCTACGAGGCCACGTCTCCGCCGTGCTCCCCCCTGCAAG ACAAGCTGGTGGTGGCCCTGTACGACTACGAGCCCACCCACGACGGGGACCTGGGGCTGCAGAAGGGCGAGAAGCTGCGCATCCTGGAAGA GAGCGGGGAGTGGTGGAGGGCGCAGTCGCTCACCACGGGCCAGGAGGGTTTGATCCCCTACAACTTCGTGGCCATGGTGAACAGCCTGGAGCCCGAGCC GTGGTTCTTCAAAAACCTCAGCCGCAAGGATGCTGAGCGGCAGCTCCTGGCCTCGGGCAACACGCACGGCTCCTTCCTCATCCGGGAGAGCGAGACCTCCAAAG gctccTACTCGCTGTCAGTGAGGGACTTCGATCAGAACCAGGGCGAGACGGTGAAGCACTACAAGATCCGCAACATGGACAACGGGGGGTACTACATCTCCCCCCGCGTCACCTTCAGCAGCCTGCACGAGCTGGTGGAGTATTACACAC GCAGCTCGGACGGGCTGTGCACCCGCCTCGGCAAGCCCTGCCGGACCCAGAAGCCGCAGAAGCCGTGGTGGCAGGACGAGTGGGAGGTGCCGCGGGAGTCGCTGAAACTGGTGGAGAAGCTGGGAGCGGGGCAGTTTGGAGAAGTCTGGATGG GCTTCTACAACGGCCACACCAAGGTGGCCATCAAGAACCTGAAGCAGGGCAGCATGTCGCCCAGCGCCTTCCTGGCGGAGGCCAACCTCATGAAGAACCTGCAGCACCCGCGGCTGGTGCGGCTGTACGCCGTGGTGACGAAGGAGCCCATCTACATCATCACCGAGTACATGGAGAAGG GCAGCCTGGTGGATTTCCTCAAGACCTCGGAGGGAGTGAAGCTCAGCATCAACAAGCTGCTGGACATGGCTGCGCAG ATCGCCGAAGGCATGGCCTTCATCGAGGCCAAGAACTACATCCACCGCGACCTGCGGGCTGCCAACATCCTCGTGTCGGACACCCTGTGCTGCAAAATCGCCGACTTCGGGCTGGCTCGCCTCATCGAGGACAACGAGTACACGGCTCGCGAGG GGGCTAAATTCCCCATTAAGTGGACGGCGCCGGAGGCGATTAATTACGGGACGTTCACCATCAAGTCGGACGTCTGGTCCTTCGGCATCCTGCTCACCGAGATTGTCACCTACGGCCGGATCCCGTATCCAG GGATGACCAACCCCGAGGTGATCCAGAACCTGGAGCGCGGCTACCGCATGCCGCAGCCCGACAactgcccagaggagctgtacGAACTCATGATGCAGTGCTGGAAGGAGCGGCCCGAGGAGCGGCCCACCTTTGACTACATGAAGAGCGTGCTGGAGGACTTCTTCACCGCCACCGAGGGCCAgtaccagcagcagccctga
- the LCK gene encoding tyrosine-protein kinase Lck isoform X1 yields the protein MGCCCSSDYDDDWIENIDICEHCNYPIDPDSKRQQLIRNGSEVRDPLVSYEATSPPCSPLQDKLVVALYDYEPTHDGDLGLQKGEKLRILEESGEWWRAQSLTTGQEGLIPYNFVAMVNSLEPEPWFFKNLSRKDAERQLLASGNTHGSFLIRESETSKGSYSLSVRDFDQNQGETVKHYKIRNMDNGGYYISPRVTFSSLHELVEYYTRSSDGLCTRLGKPCRTQKPQKPWWQDEWEVPRESLKLVEKLGAGQFGEVWMGFYNGHTKVAIKNLKQGSMSPSAFLAEANLMKNLQHPRLVRLYAVVTKEPIYIITEYMEKGSLVDFLKTSEGVKLSINKLLDMAAQIAEGMAFIEAKNYIHRDLRAANILVSDTLCCKIADFGLARLIEDNEYTAREGAKFPIKWTAPEAINYGTFTIKSDVWSFGILLTEIVTYGRIPYPGMTNPEVIQNLERGYRMPQPDNCPEELYELMMQCWKERPEERPTFDYMKSVLEDFFTATEGQYQQQP from the exons cagctgatCCGCAATGGCTCCGAGGTGCGCGATCCCCTGGTGTCCTACGAGGCCACGTCTCCGCCGTGCTCCCCCCTGCAAG ACAAGCTGGTGGTGGCCCTGTACGACTACGAGCCCACCCACGACGGGGACCTGGGGCTGCAGAAGGGCGAGAAGCTGCGCATCCTGGAAGA GAGCGGGGAGTGGTGGAGGGCGCAGTCGCTCACCACGGGCCAGGAGGGTTTGATCCCCTACAACTTCGTGGCCATGGTGAACAGCCTGGAGCCCGAGCC GTGGTTCTTCAAAAACCTCAGCCGCAAGGATGCTGAGCGGCAGCTCCTGGCCTCGGGCAACACGCACGGCTCCTTCCTCATCCGGGAGAGCGAGACCTCCAAAG gctccTACTCGCTGTCAGTGAGGGACTTCGATCAGAACCAGGGCGAGACGGTGAAGCACTACAAGATCCGCAACATGGACAACGGGGGGTACTACATCTCCCCCCGCGTCACCTTCAGCAGCCTGCACGAGCTGGTGGAGTATTACACAC GCAGCTCGGACGGGCTGTGCACCCGCCTCGGCAAGCCCTGCCGGACCCAGAAGCCGCAGAAGCCGTGGTGGCAGGACGAGTGGGAGGTGCCGCGGGAGTCGCTGAAACTGGTGGAGAAGCTGGGAGCGGGGCAGTTTGGAGAAGTCTGGATGG GCTTCTACAACGGCCACACCAAGGTGGCCATCAAGAACCTGAAGCAGGGCAGCATGTCGCCCAGCGCCTTCCTGGCGGAGGCCAACCTCATGAAGAACCTGCAGCACCCGCGGCTGGTGCGGCTGTACGCCGTGGTGACGAAGGAGCCCATCTACATCATCACCGAGTACATGGAGAAGG GCAGCCTGGTGGATTTCCTCAAGACCTCGGAGGGAGTGAAGCTCAGCATCAACAAGCTGCTGGACATGGCTGCGCAG ATCGCCGAAGGCATGGCCTTCATCGAGGCCAAGAACTACATCCACCGCGACCTGCGGGCTGCCAACATCCTCGTGTCGGACACCCTGTGCTGCAAAATCGCCGACTTCGGGCTGGCTCGCCTCATCGAGGACAACGAGTACACGGCTCGCGAGG GGGCTAAATTCCCCATTAAGTGGACGGCGCCGGAGGCGATTAATTACGGGACGTTCACCATCAAGTCGGACGTCTGGTCCTTCGGCATCCTGCTCACCGAGATTGTCACCTACGGCCGGATCCCGTATCCAG GGATGACCAACCCCGAGGTGATCCAGAACCTGGAGCGCGGCTACCGCATGCCGCAGCCCGACAactgcccagaggagctgtacGAACTCATGATGCAGTGCTGGAAGGAGCGGCCCGAGGAGCGGCCCACCTTTGACTACATGAAGAGCGTGCTGGAGGACTTCTTCACCGCCACCGAGGGCCAgtaccagcagcagccctga